From the Kitasatospora viridis genome, one window contains:
- a CDS encoding RelA/SpoT family protein produces MPDEAQHTGAAPANEESARQPAPSGATSARPAPPSGLARAVGPALRQASASGGMRARLARFGGQRSAVHNPVLEPLFRTIRAQDPKADPALLRDIERAYTVAERWHRGQKRKSGDPYITHPLAVATILAELGMDAPTLMAGLLHDTVEDTDYGLETLRQDFGDSVALLVDGVTKLDKVKFGEAAQAETVRKMVVAMAKDPRVLVIKLADRLHNMRTMRYLKREKQEKKARETLEIYAPLAHRLGMNTIKWELEDLAFAILYPKMYDEIVRLVAERAPKRDEYLATVIDQVQHDLRGARISASVTGRPKHYYSVYQKMIVRGRDFAEIYDLVGIRVLVDTVRDCYAALGTIHARWNPVPGRFKDYIAMPKFNMYQSLHTTVIGPGGKPVELQIRTFDMHRRAEYGIAAHWKYKQRAVAGTSKVRTDTPTQVRKEDKAGAVNEMAWLRQLLDWQKETEDPSEFLESLRFDLSNNEVFVFTPKGDVIALPAGATPVDFAFAVHTEVGFRCIGARVNGRLVPLESTLENGDTVEVFTSKAEGAGPSRDWLTFVKSPRARNKIKAWFSKERREEAIEQGKEAIARAMRKQGLPIQRILTGDSLVTLAHEMRYPDISSLYAAIGEGHVSAQSIVQKLVQALGGEEGATEEYAETATVPSHEGRAQRRRRAKGDPGVIVKGVDDVWVKLSRCCTPVPGDPIVGFVTRGNGVSVHRADCVNVDSLTQQPERMIEVEWAPTQSSVFLVAIQVEALDRSRLLSDVTRVLSDQHVNILSAAVQTSRDRVAMSRFTFEMGDPKHLGHVLKAVRGVEGVYDVYRVTSARK; encoded by the coding sequence TTGCCCGACGAGGCCCAGCACACGGGCGCGGCGCCCGCCAACGAGGAGAGCGCCCGCCAGCCCGCGCCGTCCGGCGCCACCTCGGCGCGGCCGGCACCCCCCTCCGGGCTGGCCCGCGCGGTCGGCCCCGCGCTGCGCCAGGCCTCCGCCAGCGGCGGCATGCGGGCCCGGCTGGCCCGCTTCGGCGGCCAGCGCAGCGCCGTGCACAACCCGGTGCTGGAGCCGCTGTTCCGCACCATCCGGGCCCAGGACCCGAAGGCCGACCCGGCCCTGCTGCGCGACATCGAGCGCGCCTACACGGTGGCCGAGCGCTGGCACCGCGGCCAGAAGCGCAAGAGCGGCGACCCCTACATCACCCACCCGCTGGCCGTCGCCACCATCCTGGCCGAACTGGGCATGGACGCCCCGACCCTGATGGCCGGTCTGCTGCACGACACCGTCGAGGACACCGACTACGGCCTGGAGACGCTGCGCCAGGACTTCGGCGACTCGGTCGCGCTGCTGGTGGACGGCGTCACCAAGCTGGACAAGGTCAAGTTCGGCGAGGCCGCGCAAGCGGAAACGGTTCGCAAGATGGTCGTCGCGATGGCCAAGGACCCCCGGGTCCTGGTGATCAAGCTCGCCGACCGGCTGCACAACATGCGCACCATGCGCTACCTCAAGCGGGAGAAGCAGGAGAAGAAGGCCCGCGAGACGCTGGAGATCTACGCCCCGCTGGCGCACCGGCTGGGCATGAACACCATCAAGTGGGAGCTGGAGGACCTGGCCTTCGCCATCCTCTACCCCAAGATGTACGACGAGATCGTCCGGCTGGTCGCCGAGCGCGCGCCGAAGCGGGACGAGTACCTGGCCACCGTGATCGACCAGGTGCAGCACGACCTGCGCGGGGCCCGGATCTCCGCCTCGGTCACCGGCCGGCCGAAGCACTACTACTCGGTCTACCAGAAGATGATCGTCCGCGGCCGCGACTTCGCCGAGATCTACGACCTGGTGGGCATCCGGGTCCTGGTCGACACGGTGCGGGACTGCTACGCGGCGCTCGGCACCATCCACGCGCGGTGGAACCCGGTCCCCGGCCGGTTCAAGGACTACATCGCGATGCCCAAGTTCAACATGTACCAGTCGCTGCACACCACGGTGATCGGTCCCGGGGGCAAGCCGGTCGAACTGCAGATCCGCACCTTCGACATGCACCGCCGGGCCGAGTACGGCATCGCCGCGCACTGGAAGTACAAGCAGCGCGCGGTGGCCGGCACCTCCAAGGTGCGCACCGACACCCCGACCCAGGTGCGCAAGGAGGACAAGGCCGGCGCGGTCAACGAGATGGCCTGGCTGCGCCAGCTGCTGGACTGGCAGAAGGAGACCGAGGACCCCAGCGAGTTCCTGGAGTCGCTGCGCTTCGACCTGTCCAACAACGAGGTCTTCGTCTTCACCCCCAAGGGCGACGTGATAGCCCTGCCCGCCGGCGCCACCCCGGTGGACTTCGCCTTCGCGGTGCACACCGAGGTCGGCTTCCGGTGCATAGGAGCCCGGGTCAACGGTCGGCTGGTGCCGCTGGAATCCACCCTGGAGAACGGCGACACGGTCGAGGTCTTCACCTCCAAGGCGGAGGGCGCCGGCCCGTCCCGGGACTGGCTGACCTTCGTCAAGTCGCCGCGGGCCCGCAACAAGATCAAGGCCTGGTTCTCCAAGGAGCGCCGCGAGGAGGCGATCGAGCAGGGCAAGGAGGCGATCGCCCGGGCGATGCGCAAGCAGGGCCTGCCGATCCAGCGGATCCTCACCGGCGACTCGCTGGTCACCCTGGCCCACGAGATGCGCTACCCGGACATCTCCTCGCTGTACGCGGCGATCGGCGAGGGCCACGTCTCGGCCCAGTCGATCGTGCAGAAGCTGGTCCAGGCGCTCGGCGGCGAGGAGGGCGCCACCGAGGAGTACGCCGAGACCGCCACCGTGCCCAGCCACGAGGGCCGGGCGCAGCGGCGCCGCCGGGCCAAGGGCGACCCGGGCGTGATCGTGAAGGGCGTCGACGACGTCTGGGTCAAGCTCTCCCGCTGCTGCACCCCGGTGCCGGGCGACCCGATCGTCGGCTTCGTCACCCGGGGCAACGGCGTCTCGGTGCACCGGGCGGACTGCGTCAACGTGGACTCGTTGACCCAGCAGCCCGAGCGGATGATCGAGGTCGAGTGGGCGCCCACCCAGTCCTCGGTCTTCCTGGTGGCGATCCAGGTCGAGGCGCTGGACCGCTCGCGACTGCTCTCGGACGTCACCCGGGTGCTCTCCGACCAGCACGTCAACATCCTGTCGGCGGCCGTGCAGACCTCCCGGGACCGGGTGGCGATGAGCCGGTTCACCTTCGAGATGGGCGACCCCAAGCACCTGGGGCACGTGCTCAAGGCGGTGCGCGGGGTGGAGGGCGTCTACGACGTCTACCGGGTCACCTCGGCCCGGAAGTGA
- a CDS encoding adenine phosphoribosyltransferase, with translation MGNPVTDTALTDLLNSRIRDVPDYPKPGVLFKDIAPLLADAEAFGALTRALAERAKELGATKVVGLEARGFVLAAPAAVAAGLGFVPIRKKGKLPGEVFQKSYDLEYGSATLEVQCDAFAPGEKVLVVDDVLATGGTIAASLDLVQRAGAELVGVVVLMELGFLDGRERLAPHLAGAPLETLVTV, from the coding sequence ATGGGGAACCCCGTGACCGACACCGCCTTGACCGACCTGCTGAACAGCAGGATCCGGGACGTGCCCGACTACCCGAAGCCGGGGGTGCTGTTCAAGGACATCGCCCCGCTGCTCGCCGACGCCGAGGCCTTCGGGGCGCTCACCCGGGCGCTGGCCGAGCGGGCGAAGGAGCTGGGCGCCACCAAGGTGGTCGGTCTGGAGGCCCGCGGGTTCGTGCTGGCCGCTCCGGCGGCCGTCGCGGCGGGCCTGGGCTTCGTGCCGATCCGCAAGAAGGGCAAGCTGCCCGGCGAGGTCTTCCAGAAGTCCTACGACCTGGAGTACGGCTCGGCCACCCTTGAGGTGCAGTGCGACGCCTTCGCCCCCGGGGAGAAGGTGCTGGTGGTGGACGACGTGCTGGCCACCGGCGGCACCATCGCCGCCTCGCTGGACCTGGTCCAGCGGGCCGGCGCCGAACTGGTCGGCGTGGTCGTGCTGATGGAGCTCGGCTTCCTCGACGGGCGCGAGCGGCTCGCCCCGCACCTGGCCGGGGCTCCGCTGGAGACCCTGGTCACGGTCTGA
- the ruvA gene encoding Holliday junction branch migration protein RuvA: MIAFVQGPVAALSAGLAVIEVGGVGMAVQCTPNTLSTLRLGEPARLCTSLVVREDSLTLYGFADEDERATFEVLQAAPGVGPRLAQAMLGVHSPEALRVAVAQGDERALIKVPGIGKAKAAKLLLEYKDKLGVPHGTVPVQSAPVAVGPAPWQDQLHAALVGLGYAPREADEAVAAVTPEAEAQQRTDVGALLKSALRSLSRAR; the protein is encoded by the coding sequence GTGATCGCCTTCGTCCAGGGCCCGGTGGCCGCCCTCAGCGCCGGCCTCGCCGTGATCGAGGTGGGCGGGGTCGGCATGGCGGTGCAGTGCACCCCGAACACGCTGTCCACGCTGCGCCTCGGCGAGCCGGCCCGGCTGTGCACCTCGCTGGTGGTCCGGGAGGACTCGCTCACCCTGTACGGCTTCGCCGACGAGGACGAGCGGGCCACCTTCGAGGTGCTGCAGGCGGCGCCCGGGGTCGGGCCCCGGCTGGCGCAGGCGATGCTCGGGGTGCACAGCCCCGAGGCGCTGCGGGTCGCGGTGGCCCAGGGCGACGAGCGGGCGCTGATCAAGGTGCCCGGGATCGGCAAGGCCAAGGCGGCCAAGCTGCTGCTGGAGTACAAGGACAAACTGGGCGTGCCGCACGGCACCGTGCCGGTGCAGTCGGCGCCGGTCGCGGTCGGCCCGGCGCCCTGGCAGGACCAGCTGCACGCCGCGCTGGTCGGCCTGGGCTACGCTCCGCGCGAGGCCGACGAGGCGGTGGCCGCGGTCACTCCGGAGGCCGAGGCGCAGCAACGCACCGACGTCGGCGCGCTGTTGAAGTCCGCGCTGCGCAGCCTGAGCCGGGCGCGCTGA
- a CDS encoding DUF349 domain-containing protein, giving the protein MSSDPWGRVDEQGTVYVRTAEGERVVGSWQAGSPEEALAYFERKYQGLSAEIGLLEHRVRKTDLGAKDAQTALDHLRAQVVEGHAVGDLAALAQRLDTLAGEIETRQVERKAARAKATEETRTAKEALVAEAEQLAESTQWREAGDRLRALVDTWKGLPRLDRKSDDELWHRFSHARSVFSKHRKAHFAQLDAERDQARAVKERLVTEAEALSNSTEWGDTAARYRDLMAQWKAAGRAQRDAEDELWARFRGAQDVFFQARSAIFTERDAEQAENQKLKEALAAEAEAILPITDIKAAKAALRGVSERWEAIGHVPRDAKPRLDGRLGAVERAIREAEDAEWQRSNPEAKARATGMTSLLQAAVDKLQGELDKARAAGNASKAAKLEGELAGRQALLDQALKSLQEFSG; this is encoded by the coding sequence GTGAGCAGCGACCCGTGGGGCCGTGTCGACGAGCAGGGGACCGTCTACGTCAGGACGGCCGAGGGCGAACGCGTCGTCGGCTCCTGGCAGGCGGGCTCCCCGGAGGAGGCTCTCGCCTACTTCGAGCGCAAGTACCAGGGCCTGTCCGCCGAGATCGGGCTCCTGGAGCACCGGGTGCGCAAGACCGACCTCGGTGCCAAGGACGCCCAGACCGCGCTGGACCACCTGCGCGCCCAGGTCGTCGAGGGCCACGCGGTCGGCGACCTGGCCGCCCTGGCCCAGCGCCTGGACACCCTGGCCGGTGAGATCGAGACCCGCCAGGTGGAGCGCAAGGCGGCCCGCGCCAAGGCCACCGAGGAGACCCGCACCGCCAAGGAGGCGCTGGTCGCCGAGGCGGAGCAGCTCGCCGAGTCCACCCAGTGGCGGGAGGCCGGCGACCGGCTGCGCGCCCTGGTGGACACCTGGAAGGGCCTGCCCCGCCTGGACCGCAAGAGCGACGACGAGCTGTGGCACCGCTTCTCGCACGCCCGCTCGGTCTTCTCCAAGCACCGCAAGGCGCACTTCGCGCAGCTGGACGCGGAGCGGGACCAGGCCCGGGCGGTCAAGGAGCGGCTGGTCACCGAGGCCGAGGCGCTCTCGAACTCCACCGAGTGGGGCGACACGGCGGCCCGCTACCGCGACCTGATGGCGCAGTGGAAGGCCGCGGGCCGGGCCCAGCGCGACGCCGAGGACGAGCTGTGGGCGCGGTTCCGCGGCGCCCAGGACGTCTTCTTCCAGGCCCGTTCGGCGATCTTCACCGAGCGGGACGCGGAGCAGGCGGAGAACCAGAAGCTGAAGGAGGCGCTGGCCGCCGAGGCCGAGGCGATCCTGCCGATCACCGACATCAAGGCGGCCAAGGCGGCGCTGCGCGGCGTCAGCGAGCGCTGGGAGGCGATCGGCCACGTGCCGCGCGACGCCAAGCCGCGCCTGGACGGCCGGCTGGGTGCGGTCGAGCGGGCGATCCGCGAGGCCGAGGACGCCGAGTGGCAGCGCTCCAACCCGGAGGCCAAGGCCCGCGCGACCGGCATGACCAGCCTGCTGCAGGCCGCCGTGGACAAGCTCCAGGGCGAGCTGGACAAGGCCCGGGCGGCCGGCAACGCGAGCAAGGCGGCCAAGCTTGAGGGCGAGCTGGCGGGCCGTCAGGCGCTGCTCGACCAGGCGCTGAAGAGCCTGCAGGAGTTCAGCGGCTGA
- the ruvB gene encoding Holliday junction branch migration DNA helicase RuvB yields the protein MSPYESDPVDRLVGAAADDADQAVEAALRPKLLDEFIGQERVREQLSLVLRAARKRGAAPDHVLLSGPPGLGKTTLSMIIAAELNAPIRITSGPAIQHAGDLAAILSSLTEGEVLFLDEIHRMSRPAEEMLYMAMEDFRVDVIVGKGPGATAIPLELPPFTLVGATTRAGLLPPPLRDRFGFTGHMEFYAPTELEKVVHRSARLLDVEIDPAGAAEIAGRSRGTPRIANRLLRRVRDYAQVEHDGVIDRQIAARALAVYEVDERGLDRLDRAVLDALLRLFGGGPVGLSTLAVAVGEEAETVEEVAEPFLVREGLLARTPRGRIATAAAWQHLGLAQPPHAPGGRGAVPGQQALLGPEPSA from the coding sequence ATGAGCCCGTACGAGTCCGACCCCGTCGACCGGCTGGTCGGCGCCGCCGCCGACGACGCCGACCAGGCGGTGGAGGCGGCGCTGCGCCCCAAGCTGCTCGACGAGTTCATCGGCCAGGAGCGGGTGCGCGAGCAGCTCTCGCTGGTGCTGCGGGCGGCCCGCAAGCGCGGCGCCGCGCCGGACCACGTGCTGCTCTCCGGCCCGCCCGGGCTCGGCAAGACCACGCTGTCGATGATCATCGCGGCCGAGCTGAACGCGCCGATCCGGATCACCTCCGGGCCGGCCATCCAGCACGCCGGCGACCTGGCCGCGATCCTCTCCTCGCTGACCGAGGGCGAGGTGCTGTTCCTCGACGAGATCCACCGGATGTCCCGGCCCGCCGAGGAGATGCTCTACATGGCGATGGAGGACTTCCGGGTCGACGTGATCGTCGGCAAGGGCCCCGGCGCCACCGCGATCCCGCTGGAACTGCCGCCGTTCACCCTGGTCGGCGCGACCACCCGGGCCGGACTGCTGCCGCCGCCGCTGCGCGACCGGTTCGGCTTCACCGGGCACATGGAGTTCTACGCGCCCACCGAGCTGGAGAAGGTGGTGCACCGCTCGGCCCGGCTGCTGGACGTGGAGATCGACCCGGCCGGCGCGGCCGAGATCGCCGGCCGCTCCCGCGGGACCCCGCGGATCGCCAACCGGCTGCTGCGCCGGGTGCGCGACTACGCGCAGGTGGAGCACGACGGGGTGATCGACCGTCAGATCGCCGCCCGGGCCCTGGCCGTCTACGAGGTCGACGAGCGCGGGCTGGACCGGTTGGACCGCGCGGTGCTCGACGCGCTGCTGCGGCTCTTCGGCGGCGGGCCGGTCGGGCTCTCCACGCTGGCCGTCGCGGTGGGGGAGGAGGCCGAGACGGTGGAGGAGGTGGCCGAGCCGTTCCTGGTCAGGGAGGGGCTGTTGGCCCGCACCCCGCGCGGGCGGATCGCCACCGCCGCGGCCTGGCAGCACCTGGGGCTGGCCCAGCCGCCGCACGCCCCGGGCGGGCGCGGCGCGGTGCCGGGCCAGCAGGCCCTACTCGGTCCGGAGCCGTCCGCCTGA
- the ruvC gene encoding crossover junction endodeoxyribonuclease RuvC — MRVLGVDPGLTRCGVGVVEGAPGRPLRMLGVGVVRTPADQDVPLRLLAVEQGLERWLDEYQPELVAIERVFAQHNVSTVMGTAQASAVAMLCATRRGIPVALHTPSEVKAAVTGSGRADKAQVTAMVTRLLRLAEPPKPADAADALALAICHIWRGSASDKIAAALARSTPPRSTPAKEYRP; from the coding sequence GTGCGGGTACTGGGTGTGGACCCCGGACTGACCAGGTGCGGGGTCGGCGTGGTGGAGGGGGCGCCGGGCCGGCCGCTGCGGATGCTCGGCGTCGGCGTGGTGCGCACCCCGGCCGACCAGGACGTGCCGCTGCGGCTGCTCGCCGTCGAGCAGGGCCTGGAGCGCTGGTTGGACGAGTACCAGCCCGAACTGGTCGCGATCGAGCGGGTCTTCGCGCAGCACAACGTGAGCACCGTGATGGGCACCGCGCAGGCCAGCGCCGTCGCGATGCTCTGCGCCACCCGGCGCGGCATACCGGTCGCGCTGCACACCCCGAGCGAGGTCAAGGCCGCCGTCACCGGATCGGGGCGGGCCGACAAGGCGCAGGTCACCGCGATGGTGACCCGGCTGCTGCGGCTGGCCGAGCCACCCAAGCCGGCCGACGCGGCGGACGCGCTGGCCCTGGCGATCTGTCACATCTGGCGCGGCAGTGCGAGCGACAAGATCGCCGCCGCGCTGGCCCGCAGCACCCCTCCGCGTTCCACCCCAGCCAAGGAGTACCGCCCGTGA
- the secD gene encoding protein translocase subunit SecD — protein sequence MATPKSRPRDGYPGRALALVLAVTVGLVALMFGTGHRTPRLGIDLAGGTEITLTANSTDKNAVNKSNMDIAVGIIQKRVNAFGVSEAEVQTQGNNNIIVDIPKGTNSQQAAEQVGTTAQLYFRPVITYAPTGVPAQPTPTPSGSPSGSAAPSGSASPSAAASGSASASAAASASAPTGASPSASATKAGRAVSDALKADATTGTAAAASPSAAASAAPSAAPSAPSLANPSAAPPAADPNAAIPADVQQQYANLDCSQASQRKDYQAADPSKPTVACSTDPEPTGAGNQKAYNKFLLGPVEVNGKDVSKATAGYDTQQANGWEVQLAFNDKGSKDFATTTGQLATQQQPANEFAIVLDGNVVSHPYVAQSITGGNAVINGTFTQEQASSLANVLSYGALPLSFAKSDVTTVSAALGGDQLHAGLLAGAIGLALVIIYSLVYYRGLGLVSIAGLVVSAILTYSIMTLLGASIGFALNLPAVCGAIVAIGITADSFIVYFERIRDEVREGAQLRPAVQRAWPRARRTILVSDFVSFLCAAVLYVVSVGKVQGFAFTLGLTTLLDIVVIFLFTKPMITLLARRKFFANGHPWSGLDPKRLGARPPLRSTRRRSGTPAAAVKEA from the coding sequence GTGGCAACACCCAAGTCGCGTCCGCGCGACGGTTACCCGGGGCGGGCTCTGGCCCTCGTCCTGGCAGTGACCGTCGGACTGGTCGCCCTCATGTTCGGGACGGGCCACAGGACGCCTCGCCTCGGGATCGATCTGGCCGGTGGCACCGAGATCACGCTGACCGCCAACTCGACCGACAAGAACGCGGTCAACAAGTCCAACATGGACATCGCGGTCGGGATCATCCAGAAGCGGGTCAACGCGTTCGGCGTCTCCGAGGCCGAGGTGCAGACCCAGGGGAACAACAACATCATCGTTGACATCCCCAAGGGCACGAACAGCCAGCAGGCTGCCGAGCAGGTCGGCACCACGGCCCAGCTCTACTTCCGCCCGGTGATCACCTACGCGCCGACCGGCGTGCCGGCCCAGCCGACCCCGACGCCCAGCGGCTCCCCCTCGGGCAGCGCCGCTCCGTCGGGCAGCGCCTCGCCGAGCGCCGCCGCGAGCGGCTCGGCCAGTGCCTCCGCCGCCGCCAGCGCCTCCGCCCCGACCGGCGCGAGCCCCTCGGCCAGTGCCACCAAGGCCGGCCGCGCGGTCTCCGACGCCCTGAAGGCCGACGCCACCACCGGCACCGCCGCGGCCGCCTCGCCGTCGGCCGCCGCCTCGGCCGCCCCGTCGGCCGCGCCGTCCGCGCCGTCGCTGGCCAACCCGTCCGCCGCCCCGCCGGCGGCCGACCCGAACGCCGCGATCCCGGCCGACGTCCAGCAGCAGTACGCCAACCTGGACTGCTCGCAGGCGTCGCAGCGCAAGGACTACCAGGCCGCCGACCCGAGCAAGCCGACCGTCGCCTGCTCCACCGACCCGGAGCCCACGGGCGCCGGGAACCAGAAGGCCTACAACAAGTTCCTGCTCGGCCCGGTCGAGGTGAACGGCAAGGACGTCTCCAAGGCCACCGCGGGTTACGACACCCAGCAGGCCAACGGCTGGGAGGTGCAGCTGGCCTTCAACGACAAGGGTTCGAAGGACTTCGCGACCACCACCGGCCAGCTCGCCACCCAGCAGCAGCCGGCCAACGAGTTCGCCATCGTGCTGGACGGCAACGTCGTCTCGCACCCCTACGTGGCGCAGTCGATCACCGGCGGCAACGCGGTGATCAACGGCACCTTCACCCAGGAGCAGGCCAGCAGCCTGGCCAACGTGCTCAGCTACGGCGCGCTGCCGCTGAGCTTCGCCAAGAGCGACGTGACCACCGTGTCCGCCGCGCTCGGCGGCGACCAGCTGCACGCCGGCCTGCTGGCCGGCGCGATCGGCCTGGCGCTGGTGATCATCTACTCGCTGGTCTACTACCGCGGCCTGGGCCTGGTCTCGATCGCCGGTCTGGTGGTCTCCGCGATCCTGACCTACTCGATCATGACGCTGCTGGGCGCCAGCATCGGCTTCGCGCTGAACCTGCCGGCGGTCTGCGGTGCGATCGTGGCGATCGGCATCACGGCCGACTCGTTCATCGTCTACTTCGAACGGATCCGCGACGAGGTCCGCGAGGGCGCCCAGCTGCGCCCGGCGGTCCAGCGGGCCTGGCCGCGCGCCCGGCGCACCATCCTGGTGTCGGACTTCGTCTCGTTCCTGTGTGCCGCGGTGCTGTACGTGGTGTCGGTGGGCAAGGTGCAGGGCTTCGCGTTCACGCTGGGCCTGACCACGCTGCTCGACATCGTGGTGATCTTCCTCTTCACCAAGCCGATGATCACGCTGCTGGCCCGTCGGAAGTTCTTCGCCAACGGCCACCCGTGGTCCGGTCTGGACCCGAAGCGGCTGGGCGCCCGTCCGCCGCTGCGCAGCACCCGCCGCCGCTCCGGCACCCCTGCCGCCGCCGTCAAGGAGGCCTGA
- the secF gene encoding protein translocase subunit SecF, translating into MSRFSNLGHRLYRGEISFDFVGRRKLWYSISGVIALVAVIGLSTVGLHLGIEFKGGSVYTVTKPGLTISQAQTEINKIVGDSTSQVQSTGDGKIRIQVSADEKVSSDTVVKDLSTDLGVDAANIDAQVVGPSWGHEISQKALLGLVIFMVLVTAYLAIAFEWRMALAALVALVHDLLITIGVYAVVGFEVSPGTVIGFLTILGYSLYDTVVVFDTVKENTKDIEKQNKLTYSEAANAGLNQTLVRSLNTTVVALLPVAALLFIGGGILGAGTLNDISLALFIGLSAGAYSSICVATPLLAQLKEQTPQMRALAKRVAQRRAADAKAAAAAEAAGTTAEPVDEAEQAVADGVAAGMVGQRNQPTGRARGKGRPSGKR; encoded by the coding sequence ATGTCACGCTTCAGCAACCTCGGCCACCGTCTCTACCGGGGCGAGATCAGCTTCGACTTCGTCGGCCGCCGCAAGCTCTGGTACAGCATCTCCGGGGTCATCGCCCTGGTGGCGGTCATCGGACTGTCGACGGTCGGGCTGCACCTGGGCATCGAGTTCAAGGGCGGGTCGGTCTACACCGTCACCAAGCCCGGACTGACGATCAGCCAGGCGCAGACCGAGATCAACAAGATCGTCGGGGACTCCACCTCGCAGGTGCAGTCCACCGGTGACGGCAAGATCCGGATCCAGGTCAGCGCCGACGAGAAGGTGTCCTCGGACACCGTCGTCAAGGACCTCTCCACCGACCTGGGCGTGGACGCCGCCAACATCGACGCCCAGGTGGTCGGCCCGAGCTGGGGCCACGAGATCTCCCAGAAGGCGCTGCTCGGCCTGGTGATCTTCATGGTCCTGGTCACCGCCTACCTGGCGATCGCCTTCGAGTGGCGGATGGCGCTGGCCGCGCTGGTCGCCCTCGTGCACGACCTGCTGATCACCATCGGCGTCTACGCGGTGGTCGGCTTCGAGGTCAGCCCGGGCACGGTGATCGGCTTCCTGACCATCCTCGGTTACTCGCTCTACGACACGGTCGTCGTCTTCGACACCGTGAAGGAGAACACCAAGGACATCGAGAAGCAGAACAAGCTCACCTACAGCGAGGCGGCCAACGCCGGCCTCAACCAGACCCTGGTGCGTTCGCTCAACACCACGGTGGTGGCGCTGCTGCCGGTCGCCGCACTGCTCTTCATCGGCGGCGGCATCCTCGGCGCCGGCACCCTGAACGACATCTCGCTGGCGCTGTTCATCGGCCTGTCGGCCGGTGCCTACTCCTCGATCTGCGTCGCCACCCCGCTGCTGGCGCAGCTCAAGGAGCAGACCCCGCAGATGCGGGCGCTGGCCAAGCGGGTCGCCCAGCGGCGCGCGGCGGACGCCAAGGCGGCGGCCGCCGCCGAGGCGGCCGGCACGACCGCGGAGCCGGTGGACGAGGCCGAGCAGGCCGTGGCCGACGGTGTCGCGGCGGGTATGGTCGGTCAGCGTAACCAGCCGACGGGCCGGGCCCGCGGCAAGGGCCGGCCCTCCGGCAAGCGCTGA
- the yajC gene encoding preprotein translocase subunit YajC, translated as MSLIILVLPIAVMFLLFRSQKKRQQQTQHTLSAMAPGSAVRTIGGLYATVKSIGDSTVELEIAPGVFTHFSKSAVAAVIDPQEYDEIINGRPAEDESAEFEADETEEAETETVADEAVEDSISLEKAGEKTAK; from the coding sequence GTGAGTCTCATCATCCTCGTCCTCCCGATCGCCGTGATGTTCCTGCTGTTCCGGTCGCAGAAGAAGCGCCAGCAGCAGACCCAGCACACGCTGTCGGCCATGGCCCCGGGCTCCGCGGTCCGCACGATCGGCGGCCTCTACGCCACCGTGAAGTCGATCGGCGACTCGACCGTGGAGCTGGAGATCGCCCCCGGCGTCTTCACCCACTTCTCCAAGAGCGCCGTCGCCGCGGTGATCGACCCCCAGGAGTACGACGAGATCATCAACGGCCGTCCCGCCGAGGACGAGTCCGCCGAGTTCGAGGCCGACGAGACCGAGGAGGCCGAGACCGAGACCGTCGCGGACGAGGCCGTCGAGGACAGCATCAGCCTTGAGAAGGCCGGCGAGAAGACCGCCAAGTAG
- a CDS encoding YebC/PmpR family DNA-binding transcriptional regulator, whose amino-acid sequence MSGHSKWATTKHKKAVIDAKRGKLFAKMIKNIEVAAKTGGPDPAGNPTLYDAIQKAKKSSVPIDNINRAVKRGGGLEAGGADYSTIMYEGYGPNGVAVLIECLTDNRNRAASDVRVAMTRNGGSMADPGSVSYLFNRKGQVIVPKADGVDEDRVLEVVLEAGLDVEEVNDLGDTLEVLSEPSDLVKVRTALVDAGLDYDSAESPFVPSMQVELDVDGARKILKLIDVLEDSDDVQNVFANFDISDEVGAQLDAE is encoded by the coding sequence ATGTCCGGCCACTCTAAGTGGGCTACCACCAAGCACAAGAAGGCCGTGATCGACGCCAAGCGCGGCAAGCTCTTCGCCAAGATGATCAAGAACATCGAGGTGGCGGCGAAGACCGGCGGCCCCGACCCGGCGGGCAACCCGACGCTCTACGACGCCATCCAGAAGGCCAAGAAGAGCTCCGTCCCGATCGACAACATCAACCGCGCCGTCAAGCGCGGTGGTGGCCTGGAGGCCGGTGGCGCCGACTACTCCACGATCATGTACGAGGGCTACGGCCCGAACGGCGTCGCGGTGCTGATCGAGTGCCTCACCGACAACCGCAACCGCGCCGCCTCCGACGTGCGCGTGGCGATGACCCGCAACGGCGGCTCGATGGCCGACCCGGGCTCGGTGTCGTACCTGTTCAACCGCAAGGGCCAGGTCATCGTGCCCAAGGCCGACGGCGTGGACGAGGACCGGGTGCTGGAGGTCGTGCTGGAGGCCGGGCTGGACGTCGAGGAGGTCAACGACCTCGGCGACACCCTGGAGGTGCTCTCCGAGCCGTCCGACCTGGTCAAGGTCCGCACCGCGCTGGTCGACGCCGGCCTGGACTACGACTCGGCCGAGTCGCCGTTCGTGCCGAGCATGCAGGTCGAGCTGGACGTCGACGGCGCCCGCAAGATCCTCAAGCTGATCGACGTGCTGGAGGACAGCGACGACGTGCAGAACGTCTTCGCCAACTTCGACATCTCGGACGAGGTCGGCGCGCAGCTCGACGCCGAGTGA